From a region of the Zingiber officinale cultivar Zhangliang chromosome 4B, Zo_v1.1, whole genome shotgun sequence genome:
- the LOC121978584 gene encoding zinc finger protein 1-like, whose product MAQTRPTAPRHHHHLSETSKSPEDAAKNQSTATTTRSFGCTFCRRGFSSAQALGGHMNVHRKDKAKLKPPPHFPSLLLSGAAAAAESPSPYLLEHRRLLLSGHGPRRLGEGEAEVDLELRLGRSGS is encoded by the coding sequence ATGGCCCAAACCCGACCGACGGCTCCCCGCCACCACCATCATCTGTCGGAGACCAGCAAATCGCCGGAAGACGCCGCCAAGAACCAGAGCACCGCCACTACTACTCGCTCCTTCGGCTGCACCTTCTGCCGGCGAGGCTTCTCCAGCGCGCAGGCCCTCGGCGGCCACATGAACGTGCACCGCAAGGACAAGGCCAAGCTCAAGCCCCCTCCTCACTtcccctccctcctcctctccggcgccgccgccgccgccgagtCACCGTCGCCGTACCTTCTCGAGCATCGCCGGCTGCTGCTTTCCGGTCATGGGCCGAGGCGACTCGGCGAGGGGGAAGCGGAGGTAGATCTCGAGCTCCGGCTGGGCCGATCCGGAAGTTAA